A single Carnobacterium alterfunditum DSM 5972 DNA region contains:
- a CDS encoding FAD-dependent oxidoreductase: MKIVIVGGVAGGMSAATRLRRLNETAEIIILEKGPYVSFANCGLPYYVAGEIEERSSLLVQTPEALRARFELDVRPYSEAVSIDASLKEVIVRTAEEEYTLSYDKLILSPGAKAFIPPAKGLEEAKNIFTLRSVPDVDGITAFMDAHNPKKAVVIGAGFIGLEMAESLVHRGLDVTIIEKAPQVLPPLDEEMAAYITKELHENGVKLYTGLAAESFEEEGKVVVLENGERLESDMTLMSVGVKPETTLALTADIETGVRGGILVDENYETSQKDIYAVGDAIVVKQQINGEDTMIALAAPANRQGRQVADVISGLPRKNKGSIGTAIVRVFNQVAASTGLNERQLKSANETYEIVHIQGKSHAGYYPNAGTILLKVLFNPENGKIYGAQAIGDDGVDKRIDIIATAIKAGMTVQDLPELEFTYAPPFGSAKDPVNMAGYAALNLIEGVSESIQWHELEANQEAGDLLLDVREEDELEINGSLEGSINIPLNSLRDRLSEVPKDKSIIVSCHSGLRSYIAERILKQNGYKVKNLDGAFALYSTVRPEKIRLEKVEK, from the coding sequence ATGAAAATTGTTATTGTAGGAGGCGTAGCTGGTGGAATGTCAGCAGCTACTCGATTGAGACGGTTGAATGAAACAGCAGAAATCATTATATTAGAAAAAGGACCTTATGTTTCATTTGCCAATTGTGGCCTTCCATATTATGTGGCTGGTGAAATTGAGGAACGCAGCAGCTTGTTGGTACAAACACCAGAAGCTTTGCGAGCACGTTTTGAACTGGATGTACGTCCTTATAGTGAGGCAGTATCGATAGATGCTTCTCTAAAAGAAGTAATTGTGCGTACGGCAGAAGAAGAGTACACACTATCTTACGATAAATTGATCCTTTCTCCTGGAGCTAAAGCGTTTATCCCACCAGCTAAAGGACTAGAGGAAGCGAAGAATATTTTCACATTGCGTTCTGTTCCGGATGTAGATGGAATCACTGCTTTCATGGATGCTCACAATCCTAAAAAAGCTGTAGTGATCGGAGCTGGATTTATCGGTTTAGAAATGGCTGAAAGTTTAGTTCATCGTGGACTAGATGTTACAATTATTGAAAAAGCACCGCAAGTACTACCACCGTTAGATGAAGAGATGGCAGCGTATATTACTAAAGAATTGCATGAGAACGGTGTTAAATTGTATACGGGATTGGCTGCTGAGTCGTTTGAAGAAGAAGGAAAAGTTGTTGTGCTTGAAAATGGCGAACGCTTAGAAAGCGATATGACATTGATGTCAGTAGGGGTTAAACCTGAAACGACTTTGGCTTTAACAGCGGATATTGAAACTGGTGTACGTGGTGGTATATTAGTAGATGAGAACTATGAAACGAGTCAAAAAGATATTTACGCGGTTGGAGATGCAATCGTAGTGAAACAACAAATCAATGGAGAAGATACGATGATCGCTTTAGCTGCTCCTGCTAATCGTCAAGGCAGACAAGTTGCAGATGTTATCAGTGGATTACCTCGAAAAAACAAAGGTAGTATTGGTACCGCAATTGTTCGCGTATTTAACCAAGTAGCAGCATCGACTGGACTAAATGAAAGACAATTGAAATCAGCAAACGAAACATATGAAATTGTTCATATCCAAGGAAAAAGTCATGCAGGATACTATCCAAATGCCGGTACGATCTTATTGAAAGTACTGTTTAATCCTGAAAACGGAAAAATTTATGGCGCCCAAGCTATTGGTGATGATGGAGTAGATAAACGTATCGACATCATTGCAACGGCTATCAAAGCAGGTATGACTGTTCAAGATTTGCCGGAATTAGAGTTTACCTATGCTCCTCCATTTGGATCAGCAAAAGATCCTGTAAATATGGCTGGATATGCTGCTTTAAACTTGATTGAAGGCGTTAGTGAGTCAATTCAATGGCATGAACTTGAAGCAAACCAAGAAGCCGGTGATTTATTACTGGACGTTCGTGAAGAAGATGAACTTGAAATAAATGGCAGCTTAGAAGGATCAATAAATATTCCTTTAAATAGTTTAAGAGACCGATTATCAGAAGTACCTAAAGATAAATCAATTATTGTGAGCTGTCACAGTGGTTTACGTAGTTATATTGCTGAACGAATTTTAAAACAAAATGGATATAAGGTTAAAAATCTAGATGGAGCATTTGCTCTTTACTCAACAGTCAGACCAGAAAAAATCAGACTAGAAAAGGTGGAAAAATAA
- a CDS encoding rhodanese-like domain-containing protein, translated as MFFKTVASISTSELEKITAEKPHIIDVRETHEFQGGHIPGAKNVPLGKIANHTPKGKTYVICQSGMRSKKASKLLMKQGYDVVNVRGGMSSWAGSTKGGKL; from the coding sequence ATGTTTTTTAAAACAGTAGCATCGATTTCGACAAGTGAACTAGAGAAAATAACCGCAGAAAAGCCGCACATCATTGATGTACGGGAAACACATGAATTTCAAGGAGGTCACATACCTGGAGCAAAGAATGTACCATTAGGTAAAATAGCTAATCATACACCTAAAGGTAAAACATATGTGATTTGTCAATCAGGCATGCGCAGTAAAAAAGCTTCAAAATTGTTAATGAAACAAGGCTATGATGTGGTAAATGTCCGTGGCGGCATGTCATCTTGGGCTGGATCTACAAAGGGAGGAAAACTGTAA
- a CDS encoding DeoR/GlpR family DNA-binding transcription regulator has protein sequence MNQTKRQEFISNLLKVHGEISSKELADKLLVSMMTINRDLKELAAKEDIQLVHGGAIYRGADILENPISIKEEVSVQEKKAIAKFCRTLVKPGSSVFIETGTTTLAVAKEIFTIENCQFYTNSLLVMNALAKYEAIQLHSVPGKYRDLSKGFLGLETTEFIQNFNFDITFMGAEGIRLDSGVSLTNEEDAFTKKAILKQSKKTILVADHKKFGLSYLHKVGTVSEFDMIVTDLPSDQAIFKEISTFANIKSVRKEETKNEN, from the coding sequence TTGAACCAAACGAAAAGACAAGAATTTATTAGCAATTTATTAAAGGTACATGGAGAAATCAGTTCAAAGGAATTAGCTGATAAATTATTGGTATCCATGATGACGATCAATCGAGATCTAAAAGAATTAGCGGCAAAGGAGGACATCCAATTAGTACATGGAGGAGCCATTTACCGAGGTGCAGATATTCTTGAGAATCCTATATCCATTAAAGAAGAAGTCAGTGTCCAAGAGAAAAAAGCCATCGCTAAGTTTTGTAGAACTTTAGTTAAACCAGGCAGCTCTGTTTTTATTGAGACTGGTACTACAACACTGGCTGTTGCAAAAGAAATTTTCACTATCGAAAACTGTCAATTCTACACGAACTCCTTATTGGTTATGAATGCTTTAGCTAAATACGAAGCTATTCAGCTACACAGTGTGCCTGGAAAATATAGAGATCTTTCGAAAGGCTTTTTAGGTTTAGAAACTACTGAGTTTATTCAAAATTTCAATTTTGACATTACCTTTATGGGAGCTGAAGGTATTCGTCTCGACTCAGGCGTTTCCCTTACAAATGAAGAAGATGCATTCACCAAAAAAGCGATCCTAAAACAATCAAAAAAAACGATTCTTGTCGCTGACCATAAAAAATTCGGTTTATCTTATCTGCATAAAGTTGGTACGGTCAGTGAATTTGATATGATCGTCACTGATTTGCCAAGTGATCAAGCAATCTTTAAAGAAATAAGTACCTTTGCCAATATAAAATCCGTTAGAAAAGAGGAAACGAAAAATGAAAATTAA
- a CDS encoding M24 family metallopeptidase: MKINLSTVALPTIHNDPKSVLLTDETMNSRKEHFLTQMHHHSIDTAIIYADREHGANFEYFTGFIPRFEEACLVIHANGESHLLLGNENVKMAAHSRIKANPVHVPFFSLPNQPMAGEKTLDHYFKESHITPDAKIGIIGWKLFTSNQYNNSDLFDLPFYIIDSLMNYVTNRNQLQNFTFSLLSPKAGLRTTYNANEIAHYEYGASLAGIAMFRAIQEISVGKSEKEIGSLLAQHGQPNSVTTISATGQRFTNAIIYPRDKTISLTDNYALTVGYKGGLSSRAGFVISSGAQLPENQKDYLVKVGKPYFKAYATWLETIAIGISGDEFYTKIQEVFPSEIYGWSLNPGHYTADEEWLSSPFYKGSEAVIKSGQLLQIDMIPSVPGYTGASCEEPIALADKSLRTELSQQYPDVWERIETRRTYIKEVIGIQLSDDILPLSDTVAFYTPFFLNKTLACTKEV; this comes from the coding sequence ATGAAAATTAATTTATCCACAGTAGCCTTGCCTACGATCCACAATGACCCAAAATCTGTTCTATTGACTGATGAGACTATGAACTCCAGAAAAGAACATTTCTTAACACAAATGCACCATCATTCTATCGATACGGCTATTATTTATGCCGATCGTGAACATGGTGCTAACTTTGAATATTTTACCGGCTTTATCCCGCGGTTTGAAGAAGCTTGTTTAGTGATCCATGCAAATGGTGAGAGTCATTTATTACTGGGAAATGAAAATGTGAAAATGGCTGCGCATTCTAGGATCAAAGCGAACCCGGTTCACGTTCCTTTCTTTTCTCTTCCAAATCAGCCTATGGCCGGTGAAAAAACATTAGACCATTACTTTAAAGAAAGCCATATCACTCCTGATGCGAAAATCGGTATCATCGGTTGGAAACTTTTCACATCAAATCAGTACAACAATAGTGACCTCTTCGATTTGCCATTTTATATCATTGATAGTCTAATGAATTATGTTACGAATAGAAATCAATTACAAAACTTCACTTTTTCTTTGCTTTCTCCAAAAGCCGGATTGCGTACAACTTATAACGCAAATGAGATTGCCCACTACGAATACGGTGCTTCTCTAGCAGGGATCGCGATGTTTCGTGCGATCCAAGAAATCTCTGTTGGAAAAAGCGAAAAAGAAATTGGATCTTTGTTAGCGCAACACGGACAACCAAACTCCGTCACAACGATCAGTGCAACCGGACAACGTTTTACGAATGCCATTATTTACCCTAGAGATAAAACTATTTCTTTAACAGATAATTATGCTCTGACGGTAGGCTACAAAGGCGGTTTGAGCAGCAGAGCTGGTTTTGTGATCTCTTCAGGTGCACAATTACCAGAAAATCAAAAAGATTATTTGGTAAAAGTCGGTAAACCTTACTTCAAAGCCTACGCAACTTGGTTAGAAACCATTGCTATTGGAATTTCTGGAGACGAATTTTATACAAAAATCCAAGAAGTCTTTCCTTCTGAAATCTATGGTTGGAGCTTAAATCCTGGACACTATACTGCAGACGAAGAATGGCTGTCTTCCCCATTTTATAAAGGGTCAGAAGCCGTTATTAAGAGTGGACAATTGCTGCAGATCGATATGATCCCAAGCGTTCCTGGCTACACGGGTGCAAGTTGTGAAGAGCCAATTGCACTTGCTGACAAATCGTTAAGAACTGAACTCAGCCAACAGTACCCTGATGTTTGGGAACGTATCGAGACTAGAAGAACCTACATCAAAGAGGTTATTGGCATCCAACTTTCCGATGATATTCTGCCTTTAAGTGACACAGTTGCCTTTTATACCCCATTTTTCTTAAATAAAACTCTAGCCTGCACAAAAGAAGTATAA
- a CDS encoding endonuclease MutS2, translated as MNKETLNKLQFNNVQEEVQAKAIGNYSKIRIGELSPQTNLATVKVWQQETQEARLILDSNQHVPFMGLSRIDSLMAQVQKGMVLAPDDLIEYADFLRSSRMIDKFFGKNQYQTPLLYQYSKSLPSLLEIEEEIYQKIQHQKVSDVASSNLRKVRKQIRENEKEIQDKLTRFLKNSSNKEMIQDGIIVQKDGHYTVPIKISYKNKVAGNIIEQSNKGTTVFVEPAAVAKLNEQLIMLKAEEVAQEYQILAELTGYLAEKETIIEFIMETITAFDIIFARAKYSREINGITPKVNKNEVIHIKKGIHPFLPKGAVPLDFTLGEGHRGLVITGANAGGKTVVLKTVGLLTLMTMFGIQIPVQEGTDIAVFDEVFVDIGDQQSMENALSTFSGHMDSIASILNKVKRHSLVLLDEIGSGTEPNEGAALAIAIMEALYAKGALVVTTTHYGEIKRFAEEHEDFIPAAMEFDRESLTPKFILHLGESGDSQALWIAKKVNMASNLIKQAQKYIDTKDYQTQKKEFSKNEIKSEMIKEKIPTFGKRDRILLTESQRKGLIYEDSGSDNVVVYIDRDVVEVPRQRIQLLTMAEELYPEGYDLDSLFTDFLTRKVRKDLDRGSKKAQKILDKEMKKRRENS; from the coding sequence ATGAATAAAGAAACACTTAATAAATTGCAGTTTAATAACGTTCAAGAAGAAGTACAAGCTAAAGCAATTGGAAACTATAGTAAAATTCGGATTGGAGAACTTTCACCACAAACGAATTTAGCAACCGTAAAAGTTTGGCAGCAAGAAACACAAGAAGCACGTTTGATTTTAGATAGCAATCAGCATGTGCCTTTCATGGGATTGAGTAGGATTGATTCCTTGATGGCACAAGTTCAAAAGGGTATGGTTTTAGCCCCTGATGACTTGATTGAATATGCAGATTTTCTTAGAAGCAGTCGCATGATTGATAAATTTTTTGGGAAAAATCAATATCAAACGCCACTTCTTTATCAGTATAGTAAGAGTCTGCCAAGCTTGTTAGAGATTGAGGAAGAAATTTATCAAAAAATTCAACATCAAAAAGTCAGTGATGTGGCATCAAGCAACTTAAGAAAAGTCCGTAAACAAATTCGTGAAAATGAAAAAGAAATCCAAGATAAGCTGACGAGATTTTTAAAAAATTCTAGCAATAAAGAGATGATCCAAGACGGAATAATCGTTCAAAAAGATGGACATTATACCGTTCCAATCAAAATAAGCTACAAGAATAAAGTAGCTGGAAATATAATTGAACAATCTAATAAAGGGACAACGGTCTTTGTTGAGCCTGCAGCTGTAGCAAAATTAAATGAGCAATTGATTATGCTGAAGGCTGAAGAGGTTGCACAAGAGTATCAAATTTTAGCTGAATTAACAGGTTACTTGGCTGAGAAAGAAACCATTATTGAGTTTATCATGGAAACGATCACTGCTTTTGATATTATTTTTGCCCGAGCAAAATATAGTCGAGAAATCAACGGTATTACTCCAAAGGTAAATAAAAATGAAGTGATCCATATCAAGAAAGGTATTCATCCATTTCTACCTAAAGGTGCTGTACCGTTAGATTTTACCTTAGGAGAAGGGCATCGAGGGTTAGTAATTACAGGTGCGAATGCTGGTGGAAAGACTGTTGTATTAAAAACAGTTGGTTTGTTGACGTTGATGACGATGTTTGGAATTCAAATCCCTGTTCAAGAAGGGACCGATATTGCAGTTTTTGATGAAGTGTTTGTGGATATTGGTGATCAACAAAGTATGGAAAATGCCCTAAGTACCTTTTCTGGACACATGGATAGCATTGCTTCTATTTTGAATAAAGTGAAACGGCACTCATTGGTCCTGTTAGATGAGATCGGTAGTGGGACGGAGCCAAATGAAGGTGCCGCTTTAGCTATCGCGATTATGGAAGCACTGTATGCTAAGGGAGCCTTAGTCGTTACTACAACTCATTATGGGGAAATTAAGCGGTTTGCTGAAGAACATGAAGATTTTATTCCTGCAGCAATGGAATTCGATCGAGAGTCTTTGACGCCTAAGTTCATTTTACATTTAGGTGAAAGTGGCGACAGCCAAGCACTTTGGATTGCCAAAAAAGTTAATATGGCATCCAATTTGATCAAACAAGCGCAAAAATATATTGATACTAAAGATTATCAAACTCAGAAAAAAGAATTTTCAAAAAATGAAATAAAATCTGAAATGATTAAAGAAAAAATCCCTACTTTCGGGAAGAGGGACCGCATCCTTCTTACAGAAAGCCAGCGGAAAGGGTTAATATATGAAGACAGTGGTTCAGATAACGTTGTTGTTTATATCGATAGGGATGTTGTAGAAGTACCGAGACAAAGAATCCAGTTATTGACTATGGCTGAAGAATTGTATCCAGAAGGTTATGATTTAGATAGCCTCTTTACAGATTTTCTTACGAGAAAGGTACGGAAAGACTTAGATCGTGGTTCTAAAAAAGCTCAAAAAATTTTAGATAAAGAGATGAAAAAGAGAAGAGAAAACAGTTAG
- a CDS encoding DUF308 domain-containing protein encodes MRKERLKFLTQGILLFILGLLFISNPIRQGSLFLMLIGIALTLIGIVIIIDGIVLTQGLKYKLLRIVEGILFSGFGIVFFLRNPARGAALMISFVVIMMIVLAVVNTIAVFKSNHNVKWLAIFLNILVIWFGFQSLLDPQLAVAIFYWTVSFQLIFTGINHIVMYFIIPDLFDV; translated from the coding sequence ATGAGAAAAGAACGGTTGAAATTTTTGACTCAAGGTATTCTTTTGTTTATTTTAGGACTATTGTTTATATCAAATCCTATCCGCCAAGGTTCTTTATTTCTAATGCTTATCGGGATTGCCCTTACTCTTATCGGAATTGTCATTATCATTGATGGGATAGTTTTAACACAAGGACTCAAATACAAATTGTTGCGTATAGTGGAAGGGATTTTATTTAGCGGATTTGGTATAGTCTTCTTTTTAAGAAACCCTGCAAGAGGTGCAGCTTTAATGATCTCCTTTGTCGTTATCATGATGATTGTTTTAGCCGTTGTAAATACGATTGCTGTTTTCAAATCAAATCATAACGTGAAATGGTTGGCTATCTTTTTAAACATTTTAGTGATTTGGTTTGGTTTCCAATCCTTACTCGACCCGCAATTAGCAGTAGCCATTTTCTATTGGACCGTTTCCTTCCAATTAATTTTTACTGGTATCAACCATATTGTTATGTACTTCATCATACCCGATTTATTCGATGTATAA
- a CDS encoding nuclease-related domain-containing protein → MIQIDSLILTSDVIYLYEIKNYSGSYDYKNDALQGRLDFVIADPLTQIHKTQPFLHNLVRKLGSKKVVKAQVIFIEPDFYLYDLPRDKPFLFANQLTREFDSMEKRHSAIKKSDKRLANQLGQLHITDYRPIDLPEYNYSSLKKGITCPNCFSFDHINTRKTRICTCCGYKETISEAIKRSTENFQLLFPEVSITKHLIYDWCGKAYDEQRVQRVLRRNYISHGSYRSTYYEQIPRD, encoded by the coding sequence ATGATCCAAATTGATTCGCTTATTTTGACAAGCGATGTCATTTATTTGTATGAAATCAAGAACTATTCTGGGAGTTATGATTACAAAAATGACGCTCTCCAAGGTCGATTGGATTTCGTCATTGCTGATCCCTTGACTCAAATCCATAAAACCCAACCCTTTCTACATAACTTAGTGCGCAAATTAGGCAGCAAAAAAGTGGTAAAAGCACAAGTTATCTTTATTGAACCAGATTTCTATTTGTACGATTTACCTCGAGATAAGCCTTTTCTTTTTGCAAATCAGTTGACCCGAGAATTTGATTCGATGGAAAAGAGGCATTCCGCTATAAAGAAATCTGATAAACGGCTCGCCAACCAGTTGGGTCAATTACATATCACCGACTATCGTCCAATAGATTTGCCGGAATACAATTATAGCAGTCTTAAGAAAGGAATTACCTGTCCAAATTGTTTTTCATTTGACCATATAAACACACGAAAAACCCGTATTTGTACTTGTTGTGGTTACAAAGAAACCATTTCAGAAGCCATCAAGCGATCGACAGAAAATTTCCAGCTGCTATTTCCTGAAGTTTCTATTACAAAACATCTCATCTACGACTGGTGCGGCAAAGCGTATGATGAACAACGTGTCCAAAGAGTTCTGAGACGCAATTATATTTCTCATGGCAGCTACAGATCAACTTATTACGAGCAAATTCCTCGTGATTAA
- a CDS encoding N(5)-(carboxyethyl)ornithine synthase: MLHKQLKTIGFVNSHKLGEKRIALLPKDITQIQHRESLFFEEGYGSVLNISDTEYAALGCHVVPREIALAQDIICDPKIGDASFLEGLHPGQTLFGWVHAVRSEKVTNTLLANELSAYAWEDMYEDNRHCYWRNNELAGEAAVMHAYQLNGIMPYDTKVAILGRGNTARGAQRILIGLGADVHVYNRSQEKLFQKEMTEFDVIVNAILWDTSREDHLIHQNDLKRFKPGTMFIDVSCDEHGAIETTVPTSLDDPIYEIDSVIHYAVDHTPTIFYRSASSAISTETVKYIDDLIESRPNVILKNALIIEQGHIMDKRITQFQNRSVSDLLIESDRPDPTSMI, translated from the coding sequence ATGCTGCACAAACAATTGAAAACTATCGGATTTGTCAACAGTCACAAACTCGGAGAGAAGCGGATTGCTTTACTGCCTAAAGATATTACACAAATACAACATCGAGAATCCTTATTTTTTGAAGAGGGCTATGGAAGCGTTCTAAATATTTCAGATACTGAATACGCTGCTTTAGGCTGTCATGTAGTTCCAAGGGAGATAGCTTTGGCACAAGATATCATATGTGATCCCAAAATTGGAGACGCTTCCTTTTTAGAAGGCTTGCATCCAGGCCAAACACTATTTGGCTGGGTCCATGCTGTTCGGAGCGAAAAAGTGACCAATACATTATTAGCTAATGAGCTCTCTGCCTACGCTTGGGAAGATATGTATGAAGATAACCGCCATTGTTACTGGCGCAATAATGAACTAGCCGGCGAAGCGGCCGTCATGCATGCCTATCAATTGAACGGTATCATGCCTTATGATACAAAAGTTGCTATCTTAGGACGCGGCAATACAGCGCGCGGAGCACAACGTATTTTGATTGGATTAGGCGCTGACGTTCACGTTTATAACCGCAGTCAAGAAAAATTATTCCAAAAAGAAATGACCGAATTTGATGTGATCGTCAATGCGATCTTATGGGATACATCTCGTGAAGATCATCTTATTCATCAAAATGATCTAAAGCGATTCAAACCAGGTACAATGTTCATTGATGTCAGTTGTGATGAACATGGCGCTATCGAGACCACTGTTCCGACTTCTCTAGATGATCCGATTTATGAAATAGACAGCGTTATCCACTATGCAGTTGATCATACTCCGACTATTTTTTATCGCTCTGCTTCAAGTGCTATTTCAACCGAGACCGTTAAATACATCGATGATTTGATTGAAAGCCGTCCTAATGTTATTTTGAAGAATGCTCTGATCATTGAGCAAGGTCACATTATGGATAAACGCATCACTCAATTTCAAAATAGGTCTGTATCAGATTTATTGATTGAATCTGACAGACCAGATCCTACTTCAATGATTTAA